A single region of the Leptospira fainei serovar Hurstbridge str. BUT 6 genome encodes:
- a CDS encoding phytoene desaturase family protein, protein MENREYDVIIIGSGMGALTTGSLLAQFSDKKVLLLEQHFKAGGFTHVFKREGKFLWDVGIHYVGDMESGSALRKVFDLVTAGKVRWAAMPDVFEKFVYPDFTFSVRNDPSIYENDLIESFPEEKEAIRRYFHDIKKVASWHGRHMMLKALPPFLDTFGAALDLIGSSSALVTTGEYLDKNFRNQKLKAVLCSQWGDYGLPPKISSFAIHALIVSHYLKGGFYPIGGSGQIAQAVQDILKAHGGRIALSREVKEILVDNGKAIGVRVLNKRKTEEEGKEIEEIYYAPQIVSDAGAYNTFLNLLPTSVKLPYRQELESFSKVFPLTTNVTLYLGLKEDPRRLGFQGENHWIYSSYDHDKNFSEGYKWTEGGRIPGVYLSFPSLKDPEAHAHTAEIIAFCDYKAFEFWKDQPWKERNETYKAKKAELIRRLLDYVEEKYEGFKDLVEYTELSTPITTEHFTLHRKGTIYGLPCVPDRFREVKSPWFSPKTPIENLTLTGADAASPGLSGAMMGGFSAFANMSGGMTVLQLFRKTMNS, encoded by the coding sequence ATGGAAAATCGTGAATACGACGTTATTATCATCGGCTCCGGTATGGGAGCATTGACTACGGGATCTCTTCTCGCTCAGTTTTCCGATAAGAAAGTTTTACTTTTGGAACAACATTTCAAAGCGGGCGGCTTCACCCACGTTTTCAAACGGGAAGGAAAATTTCTTTGGGATGTCGGGATCCATTATGTAGGCGATATGGAATCCGGCTCCGCCCTCAGAAAGGTTTTCGACTTAGTTACTGCAGGTAAAGTCCGTTGGGCCGCAATGCCGGACGTATTTGAGAAGTTCGTGTATCCGGATTTTACGTTTAGCGTTAGGAATGATCCGAGCATATATGAAAACGATTTAATAGAATCTTTTCCGGAAGAAAAGGAAGCTATCCGGCGATATTTTCATGATATCAAGAAGGTGGCGTCTTGGCACGGGAGGCACATGATGCTCAAAGCTTTACCCCCTTTTCTGGACACTTTCGGAGCCGCTCTGGATTTGATCGGCTCTTCCTCTGCTTTGGTAACAACCGGAGAATACCTGGATAAAAACTTTCGGAACCAAAAACTCAAGGCGGTGCTTTGCTCTCAATGGGGAGATTACGGCCTTCCTCCTAAAATAAGCTCTTTCGCCATTCATGCTCTTATCGTCTCACACTATCTAAAGGGCGGCTTTTATCCGATCGGAGGCTCCGGTCAGATCGCACAAGCAGTTCAAGATATTCTAAAAGCGCACGGAGGCAGGATCGCGTTGTCCCGGGAAGTGAAGGAGATACTCGTCGATAACGGAAAAGCGATCGGAGTACGAGTCCTCAACAAACGAAAGACCGAGGAAGAAGGAAAGGAAATAGAAGAAATTTATTACGCTCCTCAAATCGTATCCGATGCCGGCGCATATAATACTTTTTTAAATCTCTTACCGACGTCGGTTAAGCTCCCTTACCGTCAAGAGCTGGAATCTTTCTCGAAAGTGTTCCCGTTGACGACAAACGTAACACTCTACCTGGGTTTAAAGGAGGATCCGAGACGACTCGGCTTCCAAGGAGAAAACCACTGGATCTATTCCTCTTACGATCATGATAAGAATTTCTCCGAAGGATATAAATGGACGGAAGGCGGTAGAATTCCCGGCGTCTATCTATCCTTCCCTTCTCTCAAAGATCCGGAAGCACACGCGCACACGGCGGAGATCATCGCATTCTGCGATTATAAGGCTTTCGAATTTTGGAAAGACCAGCCTTGGAAAGAGCGAAACGAAACCTACAAAGCCAAAAAAGCCGAACTCATTCGTCGTCTTCTGGATTACGTAGAAGAGAAATACGAAGGATTTAAGGATTTGGTCGAATATACCGAACTTTCCACGCCGATTACCACGGAGCATTTTACCTTACATCGGAAAGGAACCATTTACGGTCTACCTTGTGTACCCGATCGATTTAGAGAGGTTAAATCGCCCTGGTTTTCGCCCAAGACTCCTATCGAAAATTTGACATTGACTGGAGCGGATGCGGCCTCCCCTGGATTGAGCGGTGCGATGATGGGTGGCTTCTCCGCTTTCGCGAATATGTCGGGCGGAATGACGGTTCTACAACTGTTTCGAAAAACGATGAATTCGTAG
- a CDS encoding SDR family oxidoreductase → MSKKILVAGAGTGVGRSLLEKLHALPGVEAIGISRRGIPLVQSLKAGANYACDVTDTKSLLNFCHTLRIHWSRLDALYFTFGDGLFQSVETLSLEDWEKHIALNLTAPYLLTKELSSLIGKGSLLCYLSSTAGRQGFPQSSAYCASKHGLAGFAKSIREEWKNREVRVSIVYAGAIDTPIWDGRNEFDRRDMIPVADAADFLANLSFQPDTFNLDEIVFLPPKGIL, encoded by the coding sequence ATGTCCAAGAAAATACTGGTTGCAGGAGCTGGGACCGGCGTCGGCCGTTCTCTATTAGAAAAACTGCATGCTCTTCCGGGCGTGGAAGCGATCGGTATTTCCCGTCGCGGGATTCCGCTCGTTCAATCCCTAAAAGCCGGAGCTAATTACGCATGCGATGTCACCGATACGAAGAGTCTTTTGAATTTTTGCCATACTCTGAGAATTCATTGGAGCCGTTTGGATGCTTTGTACTTTACTTTCGGAGACGGATTATTCCAATCCGTTGAAACCTTATCTCTGGAGGATTGGGAAAAGCATATCGCGCTCAATCTGACGGCGCCGTATTTGTTGACTAAGGAATTGTCCTCTTTGATCGGGAAAGGCTCTCTACTTTGTTATTTGTCTTCGACAGCCGGTCGCCAGGGATTTCCTCAATCTTCCGCCTACTGCGCTTCTAAGCACGGATTAGCAGGTTTTGCAAAGTCAATTAGAGAGGAATGGAAAAATAGGGAAGTCCGAGTCAGTATCGTTTATGCGGGAGCTATTGATACGCCGATTTGGGACGGGAGAAACGAATTCGATCGAAGAGATATGATTCCGGTGGCGGACGCCGCTGATTTCCTAGCGAATCTCTCGTTTCAGCCCGATACATTCAATTTGGATGAGATCGTTTTTCTGCCTCCAAAAGGAATTTTGTAA
- the mtnB gene encoding methylthioribulose 1-phosphate dehydratase, whose protein sequence is MSIKKELSRLAKSGVLYHSKGWMPGTAGNLSLRDLKRPDVFWVSGSGLDKNLLSKKDFLPVDIETGKVIEGWKGREGLKPSAETSIHRAVYKAFPEIGCSLHVHTPESNLIKSGVTRESPVQEWNLPSLEIIKAFGIWDESPQVFAPVVYNFPVVQEISDALQAYLEEKKPKVPLCVIENHGITVWGKDLTQANRHLEAADFILKVRALSR, encoded by the coding sequence ATGTCCATTAAGAAAGAACTTTCCCGGCTGGCTAAGTCGGGCGTTCTGTATCATTCGAAGGGTTGGATGCCCGGAACGGCCGGGAATCTTTCCCTTCGCGATTTGAAACGTCCGGATGTTTTCTGGGTAAGCGGGAGCGGTTTGGATAAAAACCTCCTGAGCAAAAAGGATTTTTTACCGGTCGATATAGAGACTGGAAAAGTGATTGAAGGATGGAAAGGGCGGGAAGGATTGAAACCTTCGGCGGAAACCTCCATCCATAGGGCTGTGTATAAAGCCTTTCCGGAAATCGGATGTTCGTTGCACGTGCATACCCCCGAATCGAATCTAATTAAATCGGGAGTCACTAGAGAGTCGCCGGTGCAGGAATGGAATCTACCTTCTTTAGAAATTATTAAAGCATTCGGGATTTGGGATGAAAGCCCTCAGGTCTTTGCGCCGGTCGTTTATAATTTTCCTGTGGTTCAGGAAATATCGGACGCTCTCCAGGCATACTTGGAAGAAAAGAAACCTAAAGTTCCGCTCTGTGTCATTGAAAATCACGGTATAACAGTTTGGGGAAAGGATTTAACCCAGGCGAATCGCCATTTGGAAGCTGCCGATTTCATATTGAAAGTCCGGGCGCTTTCTCGATAA
- the efp gene encoding elongation factor P, with protein sequence MNLGITEVKKGMVLKVEGELYTVIKSEFVNPGKGSAFIRTKLKNLVRNSSIERTFKAAEKLESVELEKRQMTICYSEGDDIIFMDTNDFEQIPVSKEYLEDILPFLKEETPMEVSFYEGKPIGVIPPNFAILQVTYAEEGLKGDTSGTALKRVTVETGGEINVPIFVKQGDVVKIDLRDLSYVERVNK encoded by the coding sequence ATGAACTTAGGCATTACCGAAGTTAAGAAGGGCATGGTCCTTAAAGTAGAGGGCGAACTCTACACAGTTATCAAGAGCGAATTCGTCAACCCCGGCAAGGGATCCGCTTTTATCCGTACAAAGTTAAAAAATTTGGTCCGTAACAGTTCCATCGAGCGGACATTCAAAGCTGCGGAAAAATTGGAATCCGTCGAACTCGAAAAAAGGCAAATGACAATTTGCTATTCCGAGGGAGATGATATAATCTTCATGGATACGAACGATTTCGAACAGATCCCGGTTTCAAAGGAATACCTGGAGGATATCCTTCCGTTTTTAAAAGAAGAAACTCCGATGGAAGTTTCCTTTTATGAAGGGAAGCCGATCGGAGTAATACCTCCGAACTTTGCTATTTTGCAAGTAACCTACGCGGAAGAAGGACTCAAAGGAGACACTTCCGGCACTGCTCTGAAGAGAGTCACTGTGGAAACTGGCGGAGAAATTAACGTTCCGATTTTTGTGAAGCAGGGCGACGTTGTTAAGATAGATCTTCGCGACTTATCGTACGTGGAGAGAGTCAATAAATAA
- a CDS encoding KamA family radical SAM protein, with protein sequence MGSYSVSNQPSLIDETNWWDWKWQIRHRVKDESGLCEYLELTDSEKESLRDCSELFSFSATPYYLKLADPLDPLCPIRLQIVPRKEELTPRVWDRIDPLAEESHMPVRGVTHRYPDRALWYLSHVCAVYCRFCTRKRKVSRSMETPSSEDWQEALNYFRTHTEIREVILSGGDPLNLSDAKLDYLLGELKSISHINQVRIHTRYPVTLPMRITEELCSILRKHFPVFIVTHFNHSKELTPTARERIERLIKEGAVTVLNQAVLLKDINDSVEALTNLFYGLTSAGIKPYYLHHCDEVYGSSHFRVPISRGVELMKSIRGRISGLCIPLYVVDLTGGGGKVPLPTDYLEETKSSSYVFRNYRGDLYEIGY encoded by the coding sequence CTGGGATCTTACTCCGTAAGCAATCAACCTTCTCTCATCGATGAAACGAATTGGTGGGATTGGAAATGGCAAATCCGTCATCGCGTCAAGGACGAGAGCGGGTTATGCGAATATTTAGAGCTTACCGATTCGGAAAAAGAATCGCTGCGGGACTGTAGCGAACTTTTTTCATTTTCCGCGACTCCTTACTATTTGAAGCTTGCGGATCCATTGGATCCTCTCTGTCCCATACGTCTCCAAATCGTTCCTCGAAAGGAGGAACTGACTCCGCGAGTTTGGGACCGAATCGACCCGCTCGCAGAAGAATCGCACATGCCGGTAAGAGGAGTAACGCATCGGTATCCAGATCGAGCGCTTTGGTATCTTTCTCATGTATGTGCGGTTTACTGTCGTTTTTGCACTCGAAAAAGAAAAGTATCTCGTTCAATGGAAACTCCGAGTTCGGAGGACTGGCAGGAAGCGCTGAATTACTTCCGAACTCATACCGAAATCCGAGAAGTCATTCTTTCTGGCGGAGATCCGCTAAATCTCTCCGATGCGAAACTCGATTACCTATTAGGTGAATTAAAATCGATTTCGCATATCAACCAAGTGAGAATTCATACTCGCTATCCTGTAACTTTACCGATGCGAATTACGGAAGAACTTTGTTCGATCCTGCGTAAACATTTTCCGGTCTTCATAGTTACACATTTTAATCATTCCAAGGAACTTACTCCAACTGCAAGAGAAAGAATCGAACGTTTGATTAAGGAGGGCGCCGTTACGGTTCTGAACCAGGCGGTTCTTTTAAAAGACATTAACGATTCGGTCGAAGCGCTGACTAATTTATTTTACGGACTGACGTCCGCAGGAATCAAACCGTATTATCTGCATCATTGCGACGAGGTGTACGGCTCCTCGCACTTTCGAGTACCGATTTCACGGGGAGTAGAATTGATGAAGTCTATCCGGGGAAGAATCAGCGGTCTCTGCATCCCTTTATATGTGGTCGATCTTACGGGCGGTGGAGGAAAAGTTCCGCTACCGACGGACTATTTGGAAGAAACGAAATCTTCTTCTTACGTATTTAGAAATTATCGGGGAGATCTGTATGAGATCGGTTATTAG
- a CDS encoding histidine kinase N-terminal 7TM domain-containing protein — MSEWFHWTPYAFLPVLSFALSFLTLYLSIRNRNTSGSREFTAVSFGMLLYSFGYFWEMVCVKPDNILFWDNFQFLGPDIIVTALPFLCMRVVNLDRFIKPITVALFSAIPISIETVVWFGKPEWIRPSLYFDDTAPWRALVYEYGPWMNVYVYNFLIIFSLCLLALLVGTIFQRGFHRIRSVVFLIVLSIPFIGQIMTVANFVPFVHPRLDIFPLAASISCLIWVYGLFYFRILDLIPLARNQVFEWIQDAVFVLNRENYIIDCNQAALNLLGTTRLRGDTKLSQFLPDLVDVLNDCLMRQKTTTEWKRPGLVPIGYYDVSIKPLGEFNSIFRIVTLREITERVLEEKKISERRDILQSILDSTKILFLVLDGEGRLILVNKACQEVTGYDLPQLEGKSFWDVVLFPDDKNRVFRVFYKRFGPKRFPKRTNIHLKRRDGKSRYTVWEHKEVRDQEGKLSYVISTGADVTGLEEAEGRIHTLQQANEEISNKNEIIELQKKELEEALQNLKRTQSQLIQTSKLADLGQLAAGIAHEINNPIGAIHAAGHNILSHLVKIRSGIRSELDKLTKLTDKEWNLFDEFILQGIESKEMTIGLERRRILAQLKEEMNANKALLPDETAELFVDHGIISNWKKFLPLVTETKTRDLLPFFLNLLGPEQSVATIRTAVERSSKIVYALRSFAHFESSHRKRIFSLKDNVDTVLTLYQNLFKHGVDVSTDLKDVPSFLGFPDDLMHLWTNLIMNSVQAMNYKGKLSIQAHVDGDEVLISIEDNGPGIPAETKDKVFEVFFTTKALGEGSGLGLDIAKRIVEKHQGRIWFESDPGKTIFHVSLPFEKA, encoded by the coding sequence ATGTCGGAATGGTTTCATTGGACACCCTATGCATTCCTGCCCGTTCTTAGCTTCGCGCTCTCTTTCTTAACCCTATATCTCTCTATTCGAAATCGGAATACTTCCGGCTCGAGAGAATTTACCGCCGTTTCATTTGGAATGCTTCTCTATAGTTTCGGTTACTTTTGGGAAATGGTTTGCGTTAAACCCGATAATATCCTATTTTGGGATAACTTTCAATTCTTAGGGCCGGATATCATTGTAACGGCTCTGCCGTTTCTTTGCATGAGAGTCGTGAACTTGGATAGATTCATCAAACCGATTACAGTGGCTCTCTTTTCCGCCATTCCTATTTCCATAGAAACCGTCGTTTGGTTCGGAAAGCCGGAATGGATTCGACCTTCATTATATTTTGATGATACTGCGCCTTGGAGAGCCTTAGTTTACGAATACGGTCCTTGGATGAACGTATATGTCTATAATTTCTTAATTATTTTTTCTCTATGTCTACTGGCTCTTCTGGTCGGCACAATCTTTCAAAGAGGGTTCCACAGAATCCGCAGCGTTGTCTTTTTAATCGTGCTGAGTATTCCGTTTATCGGGCAAATCATGACGGTGGCAAATTTCGTTCCGTTTGTCCATCCTAGACTCGACATTTTTCCTTTAGCCGCAAGTATCTCATGTTTAATCTGGGTCTACGGTCTTTTTTACTTTCGGATTCTCGATTTGATCCCTCTCGCGAGGAACCAAGTCTTCGAATGGATACAAGACGCTGTTTTCGTTTTAAACCGAGAAAATTATATCATAGATTGCAATCAAGCCGCTCTCAATCTGCTCGGAACCACTCGGCTTCGAGGCGATACCAAGCTCTCGCAATTTCTTCCGGATCTAGTCGATGTGCTAAACGATTGCTTGATGCGTCAAAAGACTACTACCGAATGGAAACGCCCCGGGTTAGTTCCGATCGGATACTATGATGTTTCGATCAAACCGCTCGGAGAATTCAACTCCATTTTTCGAATCGTCACGTTAAGGGAAATCACCGAACGAGTCCTGGAGGAAAAGAAAATTTCCGAAAGACGGGATATTCTACAAAGTATTTTAGATTCCACTAAAATACTTTTTCTGGTCTTAGACGGAGAAGGTCGATTAATTTTGGTTAATAAAGCCTGTCAGGAAGTGACCGGATACGACCTCCCGCAACTGGAAGGAAAATCCTTTTGGGATGTGGTTCTTTTCCCCGACGATAAGAATCGGGTCTTCCGAGTGTTTTACAAGAGGTTCGGCCCTAAACGGTTTCCAAAAAGAACCAATATTCATCTGAAACGGCGGGACGGAAAATCCAGATATACCGTTTGGGAACATAAAGAGGTACGGGATCAAGAAGGGAAATTGTCATATGTTATTTCGACGGGAGCGGACGTAACGGGTTTGGAGGAAGCGGAAGGACGAATTCACACTTTACAGCAGGCAAACGAAGAAATTTCCAATAAGAACGAGATCATCGAGTTACAAAAGAAGGAACTGGAAGAAGCTCTCCAGAATTTAAAGCGGACTCAATCGCAGCTCATTCAAACCTCTAAGTTGGCGGATTTAGGACAACTTGCGGCAGGGATCGCTCATGAAATCAATAACCCGATAGGAGCCATCCATGCAGCAGGGCATAATATTCTTTCGCATCTAGTCAAAATTAGGAGCGGGATACGGTCCGAGTTGGATAAGTTAACGAAGCTCACCGATAAAGAATGGAATCTTTTCGACGAATTTATCCTACAAGGAATCGAATCCAAAGAAATGACGATCGGGTTGGAACGAAGGAGAATCCTTGCGCAACTGAAGGAAGAAATGAATGCTAACAAGGCCCTATTACCGGATGAAACTGCCGAATTGTTCGTGGATCACGGAATCATTTCCAATTGGAAAAAATTTCTTCCGCTAGTGACCGAAACAAAGACCAGAGATCTTCTTCCTTTCTTTTTGAATTTATTGGGCCCGGAGCAAAGCGTGGCTACGATTCGAACCGCCGTGGAGCGTTCTTCCAAAATCGTTTATGCTCTCCGAAGCTTTGCCCACTTCGAATCTTCCCACCGCAAGCGGATCTTTTCCTTAAAGGATAATGTGGATACCGTTTTGACTCTCTATCAAAATTTATTCAAACATGGGGTCGATGTTTCCACGGATCTTAAAGATGTTCCCTCCTTTCTAGGTTTTCCGGACGATTTGATGCATCTTTGGACGAACTTGATCATGAACTCGGTTCAAGCTATGAACTATAAGGGGAAATTATCCATCCAAGCTCACGTAGACGGGGACGAGGTTCTGATATCGATCGAGGATAACGGTCCCGGAATTCCGGCCGAAACCAAAGATAAGGTATTCGAAGTTTTTTTTACGACGAAGGCTTTAGGAGAAGGTTCTGGGCTCGGTTTAGATATTGCTAAGCGAATCGTCGAAAAGCACCAAGGCAGAATTTGGTTCGAATCGGATCCTGGCAAAACGATCTTTCACGTATCGCTCCCGTTCGAAAAAGCCTAA
- a CDS encoding 1,2-dihydroxy-3-keto-5-methylthiopentene dioxygenase yields MATIVQKPGLPEIKDNSEVKSFLEKRGIEYDHWHVPASSSNLTDKEVLSDDEKETLLKNLDNRFETLKEEEGYQSRDLIVLHAQVPGLSEMLAKFDKVHYHTDAEVRYIVDGSGIFGFSLNGEKFLVKVEKNDFISVPKNTNHWFTLDEKKRIKAVRYFQDMSGWVPNYVEETTVLA; encoded by the coding sequence ATGGCGACTATCGTCCAGAAACCCGGGTTACCGGAAATCAAAGATAATTCGGAAGTAAAATCCTTCCTCGAAAAACGCGGAATCGAATACGATCATTGGCATGTGCCTGCGTCTTCCAGTAACTTGACCGATAAGGAAGTTCTTTCCGACGATGAGAAGGAAACGCTTCTTAAAAATTTAGACAATCGCTTTGAAACCTTAAAGGAAGAAGAAGGATACCAATCACGGGATCTGATCGTCCTTCATGCACAGGTGCCCGGTTTATCCGAGATGTTAGCTAAGTTCGATAAAGTTCACTATCACACGGATGCCGAAGTCCGTTATATCGTGGACGGTTCCGGAATATTCGGATTTTCCCTCAACGGAGAAAAGTTTCTCGTAAAGGTAGAGAAGAACGATTTCATTTCTGTGCCGAAAAATACGAACCATTGGTTTACTCTTGATGAAAAGAAAAGAATCAAAGCGGTTCGTTACTTCCAGGACATGAGCGGTTGGGTTCCTAATTACGTGGAAGAAACCACGGTTCTTGCATAA